One window from the genome of Aestuariirhabdus haliotis encodes:
- a CDS encoding phenylacetate--CoA ligase family protein, whose translation MYTALVAKFLFPLHESLKQHSSVKCHKQLEQSQWLNPEQIQQLQLANLRAFLTRIGTQVPWYRELFKRLNFNPEKLRSINDLQYLPLMDKALIRNQQNQLVAEDAGPLARFNTGGSSGEPLQFLVGKARKSHDIAAKWRATRWWNVDIGDPELVVWGSPVELGSQDRMRVWRDWLFRSHLLPAFEMSEANVERYVNTIRRIRPRMLFGYPSALALIAGYAERKGIALDQLGIKVIFVTSERLYDNQKRVIERVFGAPTANGYGGRDAGFIAHQCPSGGMHISAEDMVVEIVDADGKPLPVGERGEVVVTHMATHEFPFVRYRTGDLARLSPGACPCGRGLPLLESIEGRTTDFLMARDGTVLHALSLIYILRDLDAVREFRIVQESLDEIRLQLVTSSDYSATVEETIIEGVRQRLGDVQVIIERLEELPRERSGKFRYVSSKLTANWSEDASAKPHEASRETVN comes from the coding sequence ATGTACACAGCTCTGGTTGCCAAGTTCCTCTTTCCCCTGCATGAGTCTCTCAAGCAGCACAGCAGTGTTAAATGCCACAAGCAGCTGGAGCAATCCCAGTGGCTGAACCCTGAACAGATTCAACAACTGCAACTGGCCAATCTGCGTGCCTTCCTGACCCGCATTGGAACTCAGGTGCCCTGGTACCGGGAACTGTTCAAGCGGCTGAATTTCAACCCGGAGAAGCTCCGTTCCATCAATGATTTACAATATCTACCCCTGATGGATAAAGCCCTGATTCGAAACCAGCAAAACCAGTTAGTCGCTGAAGATGCCGGCCCTTTGGCCCGCTTTAATACCGGTGGTTCCAGTGGCGAGCCGCTACAGTTTCTGGTCGGTAAAGCAAGAAAAAGCCATGATATCGCCGCCAAATGGCGCGCCACCCGATGGTGGAATGTGGATATTGGTGATCCCGAACTGGTAGTCTGGGGCTCGCCGGTGGAACTCGGCAGCCAGGATCGAATGCGGGTGTGGCGCGACTGGCTATTTCGCAGCCACCTATTACCCGCGTTCGAAATGAGCGAAGCCAACGTCGAACGCTATGTAAATACCATAAGGCGTATTCGCCCCCGCATGCTGTTTGGTTACCCCTCGGCACTGGCGCTGATCGCCGGCTACGCCGAGCGTAAAGGCATCGCCCTCGACCAGCTAGGTATCAAAGTCATCTTCGTTACTTCGGAGCGCTTATACGACAATCAGAAACGCGTCATCGAACGGGTTTTCGGCGCCCCTACCGCCAACGGTTACGGGGGTCGGGATGCCGGCTTTATCGCCCATCAATGCCCTTCCGGAGGCATGCACATCAGTGCTGAGGATATGGTGGTCGAGATTGTCGATGCCGATGGTAAACCATTACCGGTCGGCGAACGCGGAGAAGTTGTGGTGACTCATATGGCGACCCATGAGTTTCCCTTTGTACGGTATCGCACAGGAGATCTTGCTCGGCTTAGCCCTGGCGCATGCCCATGCGGTCGAGGCCTTCCCTTGCTGGAAAGCATCGAAGGCCGCACGACCGATTTTCTTATGGCCCGTGACGGCACGGTGCTGCATGCACTATCCCTGATCTATATTCTGCGTGACCTGGATGCGGTCCGTGAATTTCGAATCGTGCAGGAAAGCCTCGACGAGATTCGCCTGCAGCTGGTCACCAGTAGCGATTATTCTGCCACTGTGGAAGAAACGATTATTGAAGGGGTACGCCAACGACTGGGTGACGTGCAGGTGATTATTGAACGGCTGGAAGAGCTGCCTCGAGAGCGTTCGGGGAAATTTCGCTATGTCAGCAGTAAACTGACAGCCAATTGGAGCGAAGATGCCTCGGCAAAACCGCACGAGGCATCGAGGGAAACCGTAAACTAA
- a CDS encoding bifunctional metallophosphatase/5'-nucleotidase translates to MLNYLRTLVCVSLLAVTFAAQAQQITILHTNDWQSRFLGFGPNLEYSPETINDDETVGGLARLATLIDQRRQQAAANGPVLLLDGGDFSMGTLFHTITRETGAELQLLTELGYDAVTLGNHEFDFRPDGLAQMFRSAQSRRADLVPVVTSNLQFDSQDPADDSLQAVMDDGLIREGLLIERGGITFGLFGLIGVDAAEVAPNKAPVTMADQVATAQRMEASLRADGADLVILLSHMGVTPNGGSQWHGEEVDIAEQVPGIDLVIGGHSHTPLSQPIVVEGTPIVQAGSEGQFLGELVLNWNEGELSIEKYQLYPIDDRIPGDPRIIAMIDDWKQQVTEKVLKPAGYYFDQPLVTTPRTLTRAYEDPVLGNLITDAFRRATQADIALTGNGTIRDDVWLGQSGQQSVSDLYRIEPLGVGELNDDPGYPMMKVWFTAADLKSIFEVLLLGYQLRGDAYYPRLSGVRVTYNNYRPPFDRVTKVELGGAELGYVELDLSRDNTELYSIGGTSYVGGFTWLIGDISYGLLDATPRDQAGNPVADIRQALVDGDLTQPGVQEIKAWKAILDHLSALPDHNGDGIADIQLDVMTEEVRILPASSLNPSAVLANAGMIAWGVYGLVLLLLILSAWLLLRFFKKRT, encoded by the coding sequence ATGCTTAATTATCTGCGGACGCTGGTCTGTGTTTCACTGCTGGCGGTCACTTTTGCTGCCCAGGCGCAACAGATCACGATACTTCACACCAATGATTGGCAGTCACGCTTTTTGGGCTTTGGTCCCAACCTTGAGTACAGCCCCGAAACCATCAATGACGATGAGACCGTCGGTGGTCTGGCGCGACTCGCAACCCTGATTGATCAGCGCCGGCAACAAGCTGCCGCGAACGGCCCGGTGCTGTTGCTCGATGGGGGAGATTTCAGTATGGGGACCCTGTTTCATACCATCACCCGGGAAACTGGTGCGGAGCTGCAGCTATTAACCGAGCTGGGTTACGATGCGGTCACTCTGGGCAATCATGAGTTTGATTTTCGCCCGGACGGTCTTGCGCAGATGTTCCGCTCGGCGCAGTCCCGGCGCGCCGATCTGGTGCCGGTGGTGACGTCCAACTTGCAGTTTGATAGTCAGGATCCTGCGGATGACAGCCTGCAAGCGGTGATGGATGATGGACTCATCCGTGAAGGTTTATTGATCGAACGTGGCGGAATCACTTTTGGTCTGTTTGGCCTGATTGGTGTCGATGCCGCTGAAGTGGCACCCAATAAAGCCCCTGTTACTATGGCCGATCAGGTCGCTACGGCGCAGCGAATGGAAGCTTCGTTACGCGCTGACGGAGCCGACCTGGTGATCCTTCTGTCGCATATGGGGGTCACGCCTAACGGCGGCAGTCAGTGGCATGGCGAAGAGGTGGATATTGCCGAGCAGGTACCGGGTATCGATCTGGTGATCGGTGGCCATTCCCATACCCCTTTGAGCCAACCGATTGTTGTTGAGGGAACTCCCATCGTTCAGGCGGGTTCTGAAGGTCAGTTTCTGGGTGAATTGGTGTTGAACTGGAACGAGGGTGAGTTAAGCATCGAAAAATACCAGCTGTATCCGATCGATGACCGTATTCCGGGAGACCCAAGAATCATCGCTATGATCGATGATTGGAAGCAACAAGTTACTGAGAAGGTACTGAAACCGGCGGGCTATTATTTTGACCAGCCTTTGGTAACGACGCCTCGCACCCTGACCCGTGCCTATGAGGACCCGGTATTGGGTAACCTGATCACCGATGCATTTCGCCGGGCAACCCAGGCCGATATTGCGCTGACAGGTAATGGCACGATACGGGATGATGTCTGGCTGGGTCAGAGCGGTCAGCAAAGTGTATCTGATCTCTATCGCATCGAGCCATTGGGTGTCGGTGAACTCAATGATGATCCTGGCTATCCGATGATGAAGGTCTGGTTCACGGCAGCTGATTTAAAGAGTATTTTTGAAGTCCTCTTACTGGGCTACCAGCTGCGAGGTGACGCCTATTACCCTCGTCTCTCAGGGGTGCGGGTGACCTACAATAATTATCGGCCGCCGTTTGACCGGGTCACCAAGGTCGAGCTTGGCGGGGCAGAGCTCGGTTATGTCGAGCTGGATCTTTCCAGAGACAATACCGAACTCTATAGTATCGGCGGTACCAGTTATGTCGGAGGATTTACCTGGTTAATTGGCGACATCAGTTATGGGCTCCTTGATGCCACGCCCAGGGATCAGGCGGGCAATCCCGTTGCGGATATTCGTCAGGCACTGGTGGATGGAGATTTAACCCAACCCGGGGTGCAGGAGATCAAAGCCTGGAAAGCGATACTCGATCATTTAAGTGCCCTGCCAGACCACAATGGCGACGGCATAGCTGATATTCAGCTGGACGTCATGACTGAAGAGGTGCGTATCCTGCCAGCATCCAGTCTCAACCCATCGGCCGTATTGGCCAATGCCGGTATGATCGCCTGGGGGGTATATGGGCTGGTTTTACTGCTGTTGATACTCAGTGCATGGTTACTGTTACGTTTCTTTAAAAAACGGACGTAG
- the can gene encoding carbonate dehydratase, whose product MTDLTNLMQNNRAWAENITREDPEFFNKLSQQQSPEYLWIGCSDSRVPANEIVGLLPGELFVHRNVANVVIHTDLNCLSVLQYAVEVLKVKHIIVTGHYGCGGVRAALGQEDLGLIDNWLRVIRDIYYKHQERFKMLTDEDARADLLCELNVIEQVGNVCHTNIVQNAWNRGQQLSVHGWIYSVKDGIVKDLGVRVDGAEQIPKAYHVGADDS is encoded by the coding sequence ATGACTGACCTGACAAATCTGATGCAGAATAATCGAGCATGGGCTGAAAACATCACCCGTGAAGATCCTGAGTTTTTTAATAAACTGAGCCAGCAACAATCGCCTGAGTACCTATGGATAGGTTGCTCTGACAGCCGGGTTCCGGCCAATGAGATCGTGGGCCTGTTGCCGGGAGAACTGTTCGTTCACCGCAATGTGGCCAATGTGGTGATTCATACCGATTTGAATTGCCTGTCGGTGCTGCAATATGCGGTTGAGGTGCTAAAGGTGAAGCACATCATCGTGACCGGGCATTATGGTTGTGGTGGCGTCAGAGCGGCGCTGGGGCAGGAAGATCTGGGCTTGATCGACAACTGGTTACGGGTGATCAGGGATATCTACTACAAGCATCAGGAGCGCTTTAAAATGCTCACCGATGAAGATGCTCGTGCCGACCTGTTGTGTGAGCTCAATGTGATCGAGCAGGTCGGCAATGTGTGTCACACCAATATCGTGCAAAATGCCTGGAATCGAGGACAGCAACTATCGGTGCATGGCTGGATCTATTCGGTCAAAGACGGCATCGTGAAGGATCTCGGAGTTCGCGTCGACGGTGCCGAACAGATACCCAAGGCCTATCATGTAGGAGCCGACGACAGCTAG